One Elusimicrobiota bacterium genomic window carries:
- the asnB gene encoding asparagine synthase (glutamine-hydrolyzing) — protein MCGIAGVLLKPGAAVSEALLRAMADKQRHRGPDQRGFFSRGNLGLAHNRLSILDLSETGRQPFVSENYALVYNGEIYNHLELRRDLEHRGITCRGGSDTVALFESLALFGVEATLRRIKGMFAFAFCDLRDKTVYLCRDRVGIKPLAWTLRESGLYWASEVKALAAAAAVEPDPTQALLALGGMAEASGRETVFKDVHNVEPGTYLVCRAGAAPEVRRYYSAASEVDEGRYRELERMPEREAAATFSRALEASVKAMLMSDVPVGAFVSGGVDSGLIAGLAARHDPRISLFTANVLGAHSEYEDAKALSASLGRPLHEAPFSPEMMLSQWAEATYHYECPIVTHTNAIPFGMVARLARGKGVKPVLTGEGSDELFLGYARPVLEHRMKWLRLPVRLLEKIYGVSPRLRELVLPGPGGTADDFAVGLARRFEHERRPQRALEAFPFLAPRQARLQYEALHLLGGHLRSLLHRNDRMGMWASVESRFPFLDEAVIGLAVNLPAKLKLSGTWRLHDWRHPFLLDKAVVRCAAAGVIPRALALKSKNGFPMYGHRSVRVRPGCFTQGYVAGLLRLSSAEIEEACARNAYFAAKLLSVEVFGRIFSLHESAEQVTRRLLAHASMDC, from the coding sequence ATGTGCGGCATCGCGGGAGTCCTGCTTAAGCCCGGCGCGGCGGTTTCCGAGGCGCTTTTGCGGGCCATGGCCGATAAGCAGCGCCACCGGGGCCCCGACCAGCGGGGATTTTTCTCCAGGGGGAACCTGGGCTTGGCCCATAACCGCCTCTCCATCCTTGATCTCTCCGAAACGGGGCGCCAGCCCTTCGTGAGCGAGAACTACGCCTTGGTTTACAACGGGGAGATCTACAATCACCTGGAGCTGCGCCGGGACCTGGAGCATAGGGGGATAACCTGCCGCGGCGGTTCCGACACGGTCGCTCTCTTCGAGAGCCTGGCCCTGTTCGGAGTCGAGGCCACGTTGCGCCGGATCAAGGGGATGTTCGCCTTCGCCTTCTGCGATCTCAGGGACAAGACCGTGTACCTCTGCCGCGACCGGGTGGGGATCAAGCCCTTGGCCTGGACCCTGCGCGAGTCGGGCCTGTACTGGGCCTCCGAGGTCAAGGCCCTGGCCGCGGCGGCGGCGGTGGAGCCCGACCCGACGCAGGCTTTGCTCGCCCTGGGCGGCATGGCCGAGGCCTCTGGCCGCGAGACGGTTTTCAAGGATGTCCATAACGTGGAGCCCGGCACCTACCTCGTCTGTCGCGCCGGGGCGGCTCCCGAGGTCCGGCGCTATTACAGCGCGGCCTCCGAGGTGGACGAGGGCCGCTACAGGGAGCTGGAGCGCATGCCCGAGAGGGAGGCGGCCGCGACGTTTTCCCGGGCTCTTGAGGCCAGCGTCAAGGCCATGCTCATGAGCGACGTCCCGGTCGGGGCTTTCGTGAGCGGGGGGGTGGATTCAGGCCTCATCGCGGGCCTAGCGGCCCGGCACGATCCCCGGATCAGCCTGTTTACCGCCAATGTCCTGGGCGCGCATTCCGAGTACGAGGACGCCAAGGCCCTGAGCGCGAGTCTGGGAAGGCCCTTGCACGAGGCTCCCTTTTCGCCCGAGATGATGCTGTCCCAATGGGCCGAGGCGACCTATCATTACGAATGCCCCATAGTGACCCACACCAACGCCATTCCCTTCGGGATGGTGGCGCGCCTGGCCCGGGGAAAGGGGGTCAAGCCCGTTCTCACGGGGGAGGGCTCTGATGAACTCTTCCTGGGTTATGCCCGGCCGGTGCTCGAGCACCGCATGAAATGGCTGAGGCTGCCCGTGCGCCTTCTCGAGAAAATCTACGGGGTTTCCCCCCGTTTAAGGGAGCTGGTGCTTCCTGGCCCGGGAGGCACGGCCGACGATTTCGCGGTGGGGCTGGCCCGCCGCTTCGAGCACGAGCGCAGGCCTCAACGGGCCCTCGAGGCCTTCCCCTTCCTGGCGCCGCGCCAGGCCAGGCTTCAATACGAGGCCCTGCATCTTTTGGGCGGCCACCTGCGCTCCCTCCTGCATCGCAACGACCGCATGGGGATGTGGGCGAGCGTGGAGTCGAGATTTCCGTTCCTCGATGAGGCGGTGATCGGCCTGGCCGTCAATCTGCCGGCCAAGCTGAAGCTGTCGGGCACCTGGAGGCTGCACGACTGGAGGCATCCTTTTCTCTTGGACAAGGCCGTGGTGCGGTGCGCGGCCGCCGGGGTCATTCCCCGCGCGCTGGCGCTCAAGTCCAAGAACGGTTTCCCCATGTACGGCCACCGCAGCGTGCGCGTCCGCCCCGGCTGCTTTACCCAGGGCTATGTCGCGGGCCTTCTCAGGCTGTCCTCGGCCGAGATCGAGGAGGCCTGTGCCCGGAACGCCTACTTCGCGGCCAAACTGCTCTCCGTGGAGGTGTTCGGCAGGATTTTCTCCCTCCATGAGAGCGCGGAGCAGGTGACGCGCAGGCTTTTGGCGCACGCCTCCATGGACTGCTGA
- a CDS encoding methyltransferase domain-containing protein, with translation MDPLIDSEYSSGRYFEDRRRHEEDAEFKARNFAELFKRVAARRGLRVDSYADVGCGSGAAARNVARLLAGQGIVLKSVKGYDVSPHVREMHVEGVELVHGGLDQSRERVDLATLFDVFEHVSDPLGFIGRMSGRCDILGFHIPLDASANVGIRDLFRVKLENPGHLLFMDAAWALNLLTLSGLRVVDYEYTLNFLAPSARRGRWRSRLALPLRTLLAKISPWLVSKTLGGVSLMVVALTPSGVEKYGGAVPGSRSVPGTKRSGAR, from the coding sequence ATGGATCCATTGATAGATTCCGAATATTCCTCGGGCCGCTACTTCGAAGACAGGCGCCGCCACGAGGAGGACGCCGAGTTCAAGGCGAGGAACTTCGCCGAACTCTTTAAAAGGGTCGCGGCTCGCAGGGGCCTGCGCGTGGACTCCTACGCGGACGTGGGCTGCGGCTCGGGAGCGGCGGCCCGGAACGTGGCGAGGCTTCTCGCGGGTCAGGGGATAGTCCTCAAATCCGTCAAGGGCTACGACGTCTCTCCCCATGTCCGGGAGATGCATGTGGAGGGGGTGGAGCTGGTCCATGGCGGGCTCGATCAGTCCCGGGAGCGCGTGGACTTGGCCACGCTTTTCGACGTGTTCGAGCATGTCTCTGATCCCTTGGGATTTATCGGCAGGATGTCGGGGCGATGCGACATCCTGGGGTTCCATATACCCCTCGACGCCTCGGCCAACGTCGGGATCCGGGATCTCTTCAGGGTAAAGCTGGAGAATCCCGGGCATCTCCTCTTCATGGACGCGGCCTGGGCCCTCAACCTCCTGACCTTGTCCGGCCTGCGCGTGGTGGACTACGAGTATACCCTCAATTTCCTGGCTCCCTCGGCGCGGCGCGGCCGCTGGCGCTCCCGCCTGGCTCTTCCCCTGCGGACTTTGTTGGCTAAGATAAGCCCTTGGCTCGTGAGCAAGACCTTGGGCGGGGTCAGCCTCATGGTGGTGGCGCTGACTCCGAGCGGAGTGGAGAAATATGGCGGGGCGGTGCCTGGCTCGCGAAGCGTGCCTGGCACCAAAAGGAGCGGCGCAAGATAA
- a CDS encoding glycosyltransferase family 2 protein, translating to MTSPKVCVVVLNWNRLAEIRECLSAVCELEYPNFKVLIVDNGSEDGSLPALRRDFPGAEFIENGANLGYAGGNNVGIRRAFEAGAEYVWLLNNDAVAHPECLALLVEAASRVARPGMVAPAIYRHEEREHLLFSGAWINFEAQKLEVPRDAAQRAAWEADPGRCPFITGTAPLLSRRAVEKAGALDEGFFCYFEDNDYSVKVWRAGLRGLVEPRAKVWHRGNSKEWPRKRPPYYSYYVTRNRYAFWMRYLPLRRKLGYSLRYCGRYIRHAGTLRGFGQTAQAEASLDGLWAGLRGERGPWNRSTGMPKALKRLALSRPYLLGNFLEGQWGRMAGDMLKWIH from the coding sequence GTGACTTCTCCCAAGGTGTGCGTGGTCGTCCTCAACTGGAACCGGCTCGCGGAAATTCGCGAGTGCCTGTCCGCGGTATGCGAGCTGGAGTACCCCAATTTCAAGGTCTTGATCGTCGACAACGGCTCTGAGGACGGGTCCCTGCCCGCGCTGAGGAGGGACTTTCCCGGCGCGGAATTCATCGAGAACGGGGCCAACCTGGGGTACGCGGGGGGAAACAACGTCGGCATCCGGCGAGCGTTCGAGGCGGGGGCGGAGTACGTGTGGCTGCTCAACAACGACGCCGTGGCCCATCCCGAGTGCCTGGCGCTTCTGGTCGAGGCCGCCAGCCGCGTCGCCAGGCCCGGCATGGTCGCCCCGGCCATCTATCGTCACGAGGAGAGGGAGCACCTCTTGTTTTCCGGGGCCTGGATCAATTTCGAGGCGCAGAAGCTCGAGGTGCCCCGCGACGCCGCGCAAAGGGCGGCCTGGGAGGCCGATCCCGGGCGCTGCCCCTTCATCACGGGAACCGCGCCGCTCCTGAGCCGCCGCGCCGTCGAGAAGGCCGGGGCCCTCGATGAGGGATTTTTCTGCTATTTCGAGGACAACGATTATTCCGTGAAAGTGTGGAGGGCGGGCTTACGCGGCCTGGTGGAGCCGCGGGCCAAGGTCTGGCACCGGGGCAATTCCAAGGAGTGGCCGCGAAAACGGCCGCCTTATTACTCCTATTACGTGACGCGCAACCGCTACGCATTCTGGATGCGCTACCTGCCCCTGCGGCGCAAACTCGGGTATTCTTTGCGCTACTGCGGGCGCTACATCAGGCACGCCGGGACCCTGCGGGGCTTCGGGCAGACGGCCCAGGCGGAGGCCTCTCTCGATGGGCTTTGGGCGGGCCTTCGCGGTGAGCGCGGGCCCTGGAATCGCTCCACCGGCATGCCCAAGGCCTTGAAGAGGCTGGCCCTGAGCCGGCCTTATTTGCTCGGCAATTTTCTGGAGGGGCAATGGGGCCGGATGGCGGGGGATATGCTCAAATGGATCCATTGA
- a CDS encoding glycosyltransferase family 2 protein codes for MSQSQNHGSRPFLSVVIPCRDEAAYIEACLDSVLANDYPADRMEILVVDGLSRDGTREMVEEYARCHPRLRLLDNPAGTAPAAMNVGIKAARGDVIMRMDAHSVYPPCYMAGLVDWLVKSGADNVGCPWVIRPANDSPKARAIALGLAHPFAVGNAHYRIGISKPRWVDTVPFGCYPKKVFDRLGLFDEELVRNQDDEFNQRLVKSGGRILLIPDFSCDYYARDGFLKLWRMYYQYGYYKPLVARKLGRVMTLRQVVPGLFLASLVLLAGLGVYFPAARALLGLLLSLYGFLVLSCALWASKGQGVVCFLDLMAVFALLHWAYGLGFLKGSLDFLLLGRRPEPGRLAAAPTR; via the coding sequence ATGAGCCAATCCCAAAACCACGGTTCCCGGCCCTTCCTCTCCGTCGTGATTCCCTGCCGCGACGAGGCCGCCTACATCGAGGCCTGCCTCGACTCGGTCCTTGCCAACGATTATCCCGCGGATCGCATGGAGATCTTGGTGGTGGACGGGCTCAGCCGGGACGGCACGCGCGAGATGGTCGAAGAATACGCGCGGTGCCACCCGCGCCTCCGCCTGCTCGACAATCCCGCCGGGACGGCTCCGGCGGCCATGAACGTCGGCATCAAGGCCGCGCGCGGGGATGTCATCATGCGCATGGACGCGCACTCGGTTTATCCCCCATGCTACATGGCAGGCCTGGTGGACTGGCTTGTAAAGAGCGGGGCCGACAACGTGGGATGTCCTTGGGTCATCCGCCCCGCCAACGACTCGCCCAAGGCCCGGGCCATCGCCCTGGGTCTGGCCCATCCCTTCGCCGTCGGAAACGCGCATTACCGCATCGGGATTTCCAAGCCGCGCTGGGTTGACACGGTTCCCTTCGGCTGTTATCCTAAAAAAGTATTCGACCGCCTGGGGTTGTTCGATGAGGAGCTGGTCCGGAATCAGGACGACGAGTTCAACCAGAGGCTCGTCAAGAGCGGCGGCCGGATTCTGCTGATTCCGGATTTTTCATGCGATTACTACGCTCGGGACGGGTTCCTTAAGCTTTGGCGCATGTATTATCAATATGGCTATTATAAGCCTTTGGTCGCGCGCAAGCTCGGCCGCGTCATGACCTTGCGGCAAGTCGTGCCGGGCCTTTTCCTGGCGAGCCTCGTCCTCTTGGCCGGGCTGGGGGTTTATTTCCCGGCGGCGCGGGCTCTGCTCGGGCTTCTTCTCTCGCTTTACGGCTTCCTGGTCCTGTCCTGCGCGCTCTGGGCTTCCAAGGGCCAGGGCGTGGTATGCTTTCTCGACCTCATGGCCGTCTTTGCCCTGCTCCATTGGGCGTACGGTTTGGGCTTCCTCAAGGGGAGCCTGGACTTCCTGCTCCTCGGCAGGAGGCCCGAGCCGGGGCGCCTGGCCGCGGCTCCCACGCGGTGA
- a CDS encoding DegT/DnrJ/EryC1/StrS aminotransferase family protein: MRKTFLPFHVPHVADEEVRAVARVLKSGWMTTGPEVRRFEREFARYIGAKHAVAVNSGTAALHLALLSLGLKEGDEVIVPTMTFTATAEVALYFKAKPVLVDCRTDTLNMDPELIERAVTRRTRAVIPVHFGGHPCDMDPILAVAERRGLAVIEDAAHAPPSRYGRKMVGTLGDMGCFSFHAVKPVTTGEGGMLVTNDPARAAKARLLSLHGISKDAWKRYNAAGSWRYEVITAGYKYNMTDIAAAIGLCQLAKCEASWRIRESHAERYTRAFRELPEIEAPTVLPAIQHAWHLYVIRLNLERLSISRDAFIERLRELNIGTSVHFIPLHLQPYYRKSFRLRPEDFPRATAASNRNISLPIYPGLRKSDVEYVIDSVSRIVKQNRR; encoded by the coding sequence TTGAGAAAGACTTTTCTTCCGTTCCACGTTCCACATGTCGCCGATGAAGAGGTCAGAGCCGTGGCTCGGGTGCTCAAATCGGGTTGGATGACCACGGGCCCCGAGGTGCGCCGCTTCGAGAGAGAATTCGCCCGCTACATCGGCGCCAAGCACGCCGTGGCGGTCAATTCAGGAACCGCCGCCCTGCATTTGGCCCTGCTGTCCTTGGGGCTCAAGGAGGGAGACGAGGTCATCGTCCCCACCATGACCTTCACGGCCACGGCCGAGGTCGCCCTCTACTTCAAGGCCAAGCCCGTGCTCGTTGACTGCAGGACGGACACCTTGAACATGGACCCGGAGCTCATCGAACGCGCCGTCACCCGCAGGACGAGAGCGGTCATCCCAGTCCATTTCGGGGGCCACCCCTGCGACATGGACCCCATCTTGGCCGTCGCCGAAAGGCGGGGCTTGGCCGTCATAGAGGACGCCGCCCACGCCCCTCCCTCCCGCTACGGCCGCAAGATGGTCGGGACCTTGGGCGACATGGGGTGCTTCTCATTCCACGCCGTCAAACCGGTGACCACCGGGGAAGGCGGGATGCTCGTCACCAATGATCCCGCGCGCGCGGCTAAGGCCCGCCTCCTGAGCCTGCACGGCATCAGCAAGGACGCCTGGAAGCGCTACAACGCGGCCGGCTCCTGGCGCTACGAGGTGATCACGGCGGGCTACAAATACAACATGACCGACATCGCGGCCGCGATCGGACTCTGCCAGCTCGCCAAATGCGAGGCTTCCTGGCGGATCCGCGAGAGCCACGCCGAGCGCTACACCCGGGCCTTCCGGGAGCTGCCCGAGATCGAGGCCCCCACCGTCCTGCCGGCAATCCAACACGCTTGGCATCTCTACGTCATACGCCTCAATCTCGAGAGACTTTCCATCTCCCGTGACGCCTTCATCGAGAGGCTGCGCGAGCTCAACATCGGGACCAGCGTCCATTTCATCCCCCTGCATCTGCAGCCCTACTACCGGAAATCCTTCCGGCTCCGCCCGGAGGATTTCCCGCGGGCCACGGCCGCCTCCAACAGAAACATATCCCTTCCCATTTATCCGGGCCTCAGGAAATCCGACGTCGAGTACGTGATCGACTCCGTAAGCCGGATCGTCAAGCAGAACCGGCGGTGA
- a CDS encoding sugar transferase encodes MIKRAFDLAAALVGLALLLPVFALVAVLVKLDSKGPVLFRQERMGKGFKPFIIYKFRTMAANAGASLTSGHDPRITRLGAALRRTKIDELPQLVNVVLGQMSLVGPRPEVRKYAELFRKDYEEILKVKPGVTDLASFQYRDEAKVLGGLDPEKIYLSRVLPDKIRLAKEYIQRSSFLFDFTLLVRTVLSLLLRR; translated from the coding sequence GTGATCAAGAGAGCCTTCGATCTGGCCGCCGCCCTGGTCGGCCTCGCCCTCCTTCTCCCCGTTTTCGCCCTGGTCGCGGTGCTCGTCAAGCTCGACTCCAAAGGGCCGGTGTTATTCCGCCAGGAGCGCATGGGGAAGGGCTTCAAACCCTTCATCATCTACAAGTTCAGGACCATGGCCGCGAACGCCGGAGCCTCCCTCACCTCCGGCCATGACCCCAGGATCACACGCCTGGGAGCGGCCCTGCGCCGGACCAAAATTGATGAGCTCCCCCAGCTCGTCAACGTGGTCTTGGGGCAGATGAGTCTCGTCGGCCCCCGCCCGGAGGTGCGCAAATACGCGGAGCTCTTCCGAAAGGACTACGAGGAGATACTCAAGGTCAAGCCCGGCGTCACCGACCTGGCCTCCTTCCAGTACCGCGACGAGGCCAAGGTTCTGGGGGGCCTCGACCCGGAGAAGATCTATCTGAGCCGGGTGCTCCCGGACAAGATACGCCTGGCCAAGGAATACATCCAGCGTTCCTCCTTCCTCTTCGACTTCACGCTTTTGGTGAGGACGGTGCTGTCCTTGCTCCTGCGCCGGTAG
- a CDS encoding O-antigen ligase family protein, whose amino-acid sequence MNKAKPPVPWKLLSFVAAHVPLAVLMRQNSGIAVVHASATMAVAFGAALFGRGLQWPIYSAAYVVGCEVLWRTTRASSVIFWESGKYATAALLGIAFLRHIKKPKDMFLPILYLALLLPSIMVTVSDMGLSRETRNMISFNISGPVALAVCAVFFSQVRMQWDDLHKLLWIFLGPVVGTAAIGTYRMMTAEEFVFTGKSSFTASGGFGPNQVSAVLSLGLVFCLFIAWQERSKITRAVALGLALWLAGQTLLTFSRGGIYNAGICVVLASLHVIPQRRKRMMFLALLGIGYLAMTKFLIPRLDAFTEGMLSERLSATAITGRYEMAEAEIRTFLENPVLGVGPGLASTRHPGYMEELPAHTEFTRLLAEHGLGGVLALVCLLAMLMRGYLRAPNLPARVFSSMMAGWAIVEMGHAATRIAAISLTAGLALLRWDESPAPAPTGAGARTAPSSPKA is encoded by the coding sequence ATGAACAAGGCGAAACCTCCCGTTCCCTGGAAGCTCCTCTCCTTCGTGGCCGCCCATGTTCCGTTGGCCGTCCTCATGCGCCAGAATTCCGGCATCGCGGTGGTCCACGCCTCGGCCACGATGGCCGTGGCGTTCGGGGCGGCCCTTTTCGGCCGGGGCCTGCAGTGGCCTATCTATTCCGCAGCCTACGTGGTGGGTTGCGAAGTGCTGTGGCGGACCACCCGGGCGAGCAGTGTCATTTTTTGGGAATCGGGCAAGTACGCGACGGCGGCTCTCTTGGGCATCGCTTTCCTGCGCCACATAAAGAAGCCGAAAGACATGTTCTTGCCCATCCTGTACCTCGCGCTCCTCCTGCCCTCGATCATGGTTACGGTTTCCGATATGGGCCTGTCCCGCGAGACCCGGAACATGATCAGCTTCAACATCTCGGGGCCGGTGGCCTTGGCCGTCTGCGCCGTATTTTTCTCCCAAGTGCGCATGCAATGGGACGATTTGCACAAGCTCCTCTGGATATTCCTGGGGCCCGTCGTGGGAACGGCCGCCATCGGGACCTATAGGATGATGACGGCCGAGGAGTTCGTCTTCACCGGCAAGTCGAGCTTCACGGCGAGCGGCGGCTTCGGCCCCAACCAAGTCTCGGCGGTGCTGAGTCTGGGGCTGGTGTTCTGCCTCTTCATCGCCTGGCAGGAGAGAAGTAAAATCACGCGCGCGGTGGCCCTGGGCCTGGCCCTGTGGCTGGCCGGGCAGACCTTGCTCACGTTTTCGAGAGGGGGTATCTACAACGCCGGGATCTGCGTGGTCCTGGCCAGCCTCCACGTCATTCCCCAGCGCCGCAAGCGCATGATGTTCCTGGCCCTGCTGGGGATCGGGTACCTGGCCATGACCAAGTTCCTGATCCCGCGCCTTGACGCCTTCACGGAGGGCATGCTCTCGGAGCGCTTGAGCGCTACCGCCATCACCGGGCGTTATGAAATGGCCGAGGCGGAGATACGGACTTTCTTGGAGAATCCGGTGCTGGGGGTGGGGCCCGGCCTGGCCTCGACCCGCCACCCCGGCTACATGGAGGAGCTGCCGGCCCACACGGAGTTCACCCGGCTTCTGGCCGAGCACGGCCTAGGCGGGGTTTTGGCCCTGGTCTGTCTATTGGCGATGCTCATGCGGGGCTATCTCAGGGCCCCGAACCTGCCGGCACGGGTTTTCTCCTCGATGATGGCCGGCTGGGCGATCGTCGAGATGGGCCACGCGGCCACGAGGATCGCGGCGATCTCCTTGACGGCGGGCTTGGCCTTGCTGCGCTGGGACGAGAGCCCCGCGCCGGCGCCTACCGGCGCAGGAGCAAGGACAGCACCGTCCTCACCAAAAGCGTGA
- a CDS encoding glycosyltransferase, with amino-acid sequence MRLPIGVMHVTDTLEAGGLERMSVNLVNRLPRERYRPYLCTTRREGPLAELVSPDVGRLALNRRWRGDLRAVRRLASFIGSNEIRLLHAHGSSLFIAASACRLAPRTVLLWHDHFGPARRAGRSPWLYRLAASRVSGVIAVSRDLADWARGPLGLPPERIWHIPNFLCEPAAVPSVDPPGQALPGEEGQRIVCVANFRPEKDLLCLIEALPAVLEKRPRARLALVGSVVEPAYHARVLAKVRELGLEGSVSVLGPRRDVFPILRRCDIGVLSSTAEGLPLALLEYGSAGLAVACTAVGDCPEVLEGGKAGILVPPQSPEKLGRALLALLESEETRKTLSCRLRERVRSHYSAEAVMSRVERVYEELLDLR; translated from the coding sequence ATGAGGCTTCCCATCGGAGTGATGCACGTCACGGACACCCTCGAGGCGGGTGGGCTCGAGAGGATGAGCGTCAACCTCGTCAATCGCCTGCCGCGCGAGCGCTACCGCCCCTATCTTTGCACCACGCGCCGGGAGGGCCCATTGGCCGAACTGGTTTCTCCCGATGTGGGACGCCTGGCCTTGAATCGGCGCTGGCGGGGGGATCTCCGCGCCGTGAGGCGACTGGCTTCTTTCATTGGAAGCAACGAGATACGCCTCCTTCACGCGCACGGTTCATCCCTCTTCATCGCGGCCTCGGCCTGCCGTCTGGCGCCACGGACCGTCCTCCTCTGGCATGATCATTTCGGTCCGGCCCGGCGCGCGGGCCGCTCGCCCTGGCTCTACCGCCTGGCCGCCTCCCGGGTTTCGGGGGTCATCGCCGTGAGCCGGGACCTGGCGGATTGGGCGCGGGGGCCTCTGGGCCTGCCCCCCGAGAGGATTTGGCATATTCCCAATTTTCTATGCGAACCGGCCGCGGTCCCTTCCGTGGATCCTCCCGGGCAAGCCCTACCGGGAGAGGAGGGCCAGAGAATCGTTTGCGTGGCCAATTTCAGGCCCGAGAAGGATCTCCTTTGCCTCATAGAGGCCCTGCCCGCCGTGCTTGAGAAGCGGCCCCGGGCTCGCCTGGCCTTGGTGGGTTCCGTGGTGGAGCCGGCGTATCACGCCCGGGTGCTCGCCAAGGTGCGCGAGCTCGGACTTGAGGGGAGCGTTTCCGTGCTGGGCCCCCGGCGGGACGTCTTTCCCATCCTTAGGCGCTGCGACATCGGGGTGCTAAGCTCGACTGCCGAGGGGCTGCCCTTGGCTCTGCTCGAGTACGGCTCGGCGGGCTTGGCCGTAGCCTGCACCGCGGTGGGGGATTGTCCCGAGGTTCTCGAGGGCGGGAAGGCCGGGATTCTGGTGCCGCCCCAGTCTCCCGAGAAGCTGGGGCGGGCTCTTTTAGCCCTGCTGGAGTCGGAAGAAACCCGAAAGACCCTGTCCTGCCGCCTTCGGGAGCGGGTCCGGAGCCATTACAGCGCCGAGGCCGTGATGAGCCGAGTCGAGCGCGTCTACGAGGAGCTCTTGGACTTGCGATGA